The following coding sequences lie in one Primulina huaijiensis isolate GDHJ02 chromosome 2, ASM1229523v2, whole genome shotgun sequence genomic window:
- the LOC140963306 gene encoding bet1-like SNARE 1-2 isoform X1, whose translation MISGRLQRTGVEHVCHRDHRASRGALLDKLDSLEEGGLRASSSYSNGIDDHNEQAMDSLHDRVSFLKRLTGDIHEEVESHNRVLDRMGNEMDASRGIMSGTMDRFKMVFDKKSNRRACKLSMYFVVSFFALYYIIRALFYFMYG comes from the exons ATGATTTCTGGGAGGCTACAGAGAACAGGGGTTGAG CATGTTTGTCACAGGGACCATCGGGCTTCAAGAGGAGCACTTCTTGATAAATTGGATAGCCTTGAAGAAGGTGGTCTTAGAGCGTCTTCCTCCTATTCAAATGGTATCGATGATCATAATGAACAAGCTATGGACAGTTTGCATGATAGAGTCAGCTTTTTGAAAAGG TTAACAGGTGACATACACGAGGAGGTGGAGAGTCATAACCGTGTGTTAGATCGAATG gGAAATGAGATGGATGCTTCAAGAGGAATTATGTCAGGAACAATGGATCGTTTCAAGATG GTGTTCGATAAGAAATCAAATAGGAGAGCCTGCAAACTTTCCATGTATTTTGTCGTATCGTTCTTTGCTTTGTACTATATTATAAG
- the LOC140963306 gene encoding bet1-like SNARE 1-2 isoform X2: protein MSYRRDHRASRGALLDKLDSLEEGGLRASSSYSNGIDDHNEQAMDSLHDRVSFLKRLTGDIHEEVESHNRVLDRMGNEMDASRGIMSGTMDRFKMVFDKKSNRRACKLSMYFVVSFFALYYIIRALFYFMYG from the exons ATGAGCTACCGGAG GGACCATCGGGCTTCAAGAGGAGCACTTCTTGATAAATTGGATAGCCTTGAAGAAGGTGGTCTTAGAGCGTCTTCCTCCTATTCAAATGGTATCGATGATCATAATGAACAAGCTATGGACAGTTTGCATGATAGAGTCAGCTTTTTGAAAAGG TTAACAGGTGACATACACGAGGAGGTGGAGAGTCATAACCGTGTGTTAGATCGAATG gGAAATGAGATGGATGCTTCAAGAGGAATTATGTCAGGAACAATGGATCGTTTCAAGATG GTGTTCGATAAGAAATCAAATAGGAGAGCCTGCAAACTTTCCATGTATTTTGTCGTATCGTTCTTTGCTTTGTACTATATTATAAG
- the LOC140963316 gene encoding DNA repair protein RAD5B, producing the protein MDTVAMQHEEMQRIIKMVKSVVGTEIPEPAIVKAIFECNNNSDAAINYILDSPSRFSAVHKTTTSTGGARISSFHIPSQNKCGEEVGDSDSDFSNGLGLVKQESTEADATQGEFLSVENGESKEILKAKEECDVGFGEGDGYSKGKDFSGDEKCLALVASSRFSFEAQLAKLRGNGCLEGMDKGKPEIGSDVNCATLLKEEQSDLNSEERLNFRGPGAGNKVVKEEPYIESESKSIIFVKDEMKEVINAQPLSARKLSDDEYKKIRAGSDYSKTKTERSREMRLSTVLVEDGDFVEEPDWLMVGRTVINGLSTTKGRKLENNEIVHFAFPSAVKGNRCNSPFVSAKACNAASSIVRFSTKRSGEIGRLPMEWAKCLVPLVNSSKVKVLGRCVAAPVSLVLMQEIMLYVSFYIHHSVFTAADLSSWKLEPSHNATTYPLLTLFKLLKVNPFQKAEFTPEELDSRKRSLNLDVDYNENAPFIPGAKRRNGCQQIQQQSKDEQVISESSLNKLVGAVDMYNLEEMEPPETLTCKLRAYQKQALYWMFELEKGESVEEAARSLHPCWAAYRMCDERAPAIYVNIFSGEASTKYPTASQMARGGILADAMGLGKTVMTIALIHSRNGRGSPEDQQVILEEVAETEYTKNKKRDSIAESFKKIKGGTLIICPMALLGQWKDELETHSALDSISIFVHYGGGRTDNPRVIADLDVVLTTYGVLTEAYKKDSDNSIFHRVEWHRVVLDEAHIIKSSKTLAAQAAFALSSYCRWCLTGTPLQNKLDDLYSLLCFLHVEPWCNWAWWNKLVQRPYDNGDPRGMKLIKAILRPLMLRRTKESKDKDGRPILVLPPTDVKVIECEQSEAERDFYEALFKKSKVQFDQFVAQGKVLHNFANILELLLRLRQCCNHPFLVMSRGDTQEYADLNKLARRFLQTNPDSGTHQAPSRAYVEEVVRDLQNGENAECPICLESADDPVLTPCAHRMCRECLISSWRTQVAGLCPICRQMLKKTDLITCPSSSHFRIDVNKNWKESSKVTKLLDCLEQIFRSGSGEKSIVFSQWTSFLDLLEIPLKERRIGFLRFDGKLVQKQRERVLHEFAETEEKMVLLMSLKAGGVGLNLTAASNVFLMDPWWNPAVEEQAVMRIHRIGQKRTVRVRRFIIKDTVEERLQQVQARKQRMIAGALTDDEVRSARIEELKMLFR; encoded by the exons ATGGATACCGTGGCCATGCAGCATGAAGAAATGCAGAGAATAATCAAGATGGTGAAATCAGTTGTCGGGACTGAAATACCCGAGCCCGCCATCGTCAAAGCTATATTTGAATGCAACAACAACTCAGATGCAGCTATCAACTACATTCTTGATTCGCCTTCAAGATTTTCGGCGGTGCACAAAACCACCACATCAACCGGTGGGGCAAGAATATCCAGTTTTCACATACCTTCGCAAAATAAATGTGGGGAGGAGGTAGGAGATTCTGATTCTGATTTTTCTAATGGGTTGGGATTAGTTAAGCAGGAATCTACTGAAGCAGATGCCACCCAAGGCGAGTTTTTGAGTGTAGAAAACGGTGAAAGCAAGGAAATCTTGAAAGCGAAAGAAGAATGTGATGTGGGTTTTGGGGAAGGAGATGGTTATTCAAAGGGGAAGGATTTTTCGGGTGACGAAAAGTGTCTGGCATTGGTGGCAAGCAGTCGATTTAGTTTCGAAGCGCAGTTGGCTAAGTTGCGTGGAAATGGCTGTTTAGAAGGGATGGATAAGGGAAAACCGGAGATAGGCAGCGATGTAAATTGTGCAACTTTGCTCAAAGAGGAGCAAAGTGATTTGAATTCCGAAGAACGGCTAAATTTTCGTGGACCTGGAGCCGGAAACAAGGTTGTGAAAGAGGAGCCTTATATAGAGAGTGAGAGTAAAAGTATAATCTTTGTAAAAGATGAAATGAAAGAGGTCATCAATGCACAGCCATTGAGTGCAAGAAAATTATCTGATgatgaatataaaaaaatccgAGCCGGTAGCGATTATTCGAAGACTAAAACGGAAAGGAGTCGAGAAATGAGGCTGAGTACTGTATTGGTCGAAGATGGGGATTTTGTTGAGGAGCCAGATTGGTTGATGGTTGGGAGGACGGTCATTAACGGGCTTTCCACAACTAAAGGAAGGAAATTGGAGAATAATGAGATTGTACATTTTGCTTTCCCTAGTGCAGTTAAAGGGAATAGGTGCAATTCACCCTTTGTTAGTGCTAAGGCTTGTAATGCAGCTTCAAGTATAGTACGATTCTCAACAAAAAGATCTGGAGAG ATTGGACGGCTTCCGATGGAATGGGCAAAATGCCTTGTTCCTCTAGTTAATTCCTCGAAGGTGAAAGTTCTTGGTCGATGCGTTGCCGCACCAGTAAGTCTTGTGTTGATGCAAGAGATTATGTTGTATGTGAG TTTCTATATTCACCATTCGGTTTTCACTGCGGCTGATTTATCGTCTTGGAAGCTTGAGCCGTCACACAACGCCACAACTTATCCTCTTTTGACATTGTTTAAGCTTCTGAAAGTGAATCCTTTTCAAAAG GCTGAATTTACACCAGAAGAACTTGACTCTCGAAAGCGCTCCCTAAACTTAGAT GTTGATTATAATGAAAATGCCCCTTTTATTCCCGGAGCGAAGAGAAGAAATGGCTGCCAACAAATCCAGCAGCAAAGCAAAGATGAGCAAGTTATTTCAGAATCATCCTTAAATAAGCTGGTTGGTGCTGTGGACATGTATAACTTAGAG GAAATGGAGCCTCCAGAGACTCTTACTTGTAAATTAAGGGCGTACCAGAAGCAGGCACTTTACTGGATGTTTGAGTTGGAGAAGGGAGAAAGTGTAGAAGAAGCAGCAAGGAGTCTTCATCCATGTTGGGCAGCATATCGCATGTGTGACGA GAGAGCTCCAGCAATTTATGTGAATATTTTCTCCGGGGAAGCAAGCACAAAATATCCAACTGCCAGCCAGATGGCAAGAGGAGGA ATTCTCGCAGATGCAATGGGACTTGGGAAGACTGTGATGACAATTGCATTGATACATTCAAGAAATGGCAGGGGTAGCCCGGAGGATCAACAAGTTATTCTGGAAGAAGTAGCAGAGACTGAATATACTAAGAACAAGAAAAGGGACTCTATTGCTGAgtcttttaagaaaataaaaggcGGCACCCTCATTATTTGTCCGATGGCTTTACTAGGCCAATGGAAG GATGAACTTGAAACCCATTCAGCGCTAGATAGTATATCAATCTTTGTTCACTACGGTGGGGGAAGGACAGATAACCCAAGGGTGATTGCAGATCTTGATGTGGTATTGACTACATATGGTGTCTTAACCGAAGCATATAAAAAA GACTCAGATAACAGCATATTTCATAGAGTTGAATGGCATAGAGTAGTGTTAGATGAAGCTCACATCATCAAATCATCAAAAACTCTGGCTGCTCAGGCTGCTTTTGCATTGTCCTCGTATTGTCGTTGGTGCCTTACTGGCACTCCTCTTCAG AATAAATTGGACGATTTGTACAGCCTACTGTGCTTCTTGCACGTAGAGCCATGGTGCAACTGGGCATG GTGGAACAAACTGGTTCAGAGGCCATATGATAATGGTGATCCAAGAGGTATGAAATTGATTAAGGCCATTTTGAGGCCACTGATGCTGAGAAGAACAAAGGAGTCAAAGGATAAAGACGGAAG GCCGATTCTTGTTCTCCCACCAACCGATGTCAAAGTGATTGAATGTGAACAATCAGAAGCTGAGCGTGATTTTTATGAAGCCCTCTTCAAGAAATCTAAA GTTCAATTTGATCAATTTGTGGCTCAAGGCAAAGTTCTTCATAACTTCGCGAATATTCTCGAGCTATTACTTAGACTGAGGCAATGTTGCAACCACCCATTTCTTGTAATGAG CCGTGGTGATACACAAGAATATGCAGACTTGAACAAACTAGCAAGAAGATTCCTCCAGACAAATCCAGACTCAGGCACTCATCAAGCCCCTTCTCGAGCATACGTTGAGGAAGTAGTCAGGGACCTTCAAAACGGTGAAAATGCAGAGTGCCCCATTTGCCTAGAATCAGCGGATGACCCTGTGTTAACACCATGTGCGCATAGAATGTGCCGGGAATGCCTTATATCGAGCTGGCGAACACAGGTTGCTGGACTCTGCCCCATTTGCAGGCAAATGCTCAAGAAAACCGACCTTATTACATGTCCATCCAGCAGCCATTTCAGAATTGATGTCAACAAGAACTGGAAAGAATCATCCAAAGTCACCAAACTTTTGGACTGCTTAGAGCAAATCTTCCGTTCAGGTTCTGGAGAGAAAAGCATAGTTTTTAGCCAGTGGACTTCATTTTTGGATCTTTTGGAGATCCCACTCAAGGAGAGGAGGATTGGATTCTTGAGGTTTGATGGAAAGCTCGTGCAGAAACAGAGGGAGAGAGTCTTGCATGAGTTCGCGGAAACTGAGGAAAAAATG GTATTGCTAATGTCCCTTAAAGCAGGTGGGGTGGGCTTGAATTTGACAGCAGCTTCCAATGTTTTTCTAATG GATCCATGGTGGAATCCTGCAGTAGAAGAGCAAGCAGTTATGAGAATCCATAGAATTGGTCAAAAGAGGACTGTTCGTGTTAGAAGATTCATTATCAAG GATACTGTGGAAGAAAGGCTTCAACAAGTGCAAGCAAGGAAGCAGCGGATGATCGCCGGAGCTTTAACAGACGACGAAGTCCGATCAGCCCGAATTGAGGAACTCAAAATGCTTTTTAGATGA
- the LOC140963324 gene encoding delta(24)-sterol reductase, which translates to MSDLEAPLRPKRKKVWVDYFVKFRWIIVIFVVLPISFTLYFLTYLGDVRSECKSFKKRQQEHDENVKKVVKRLKERNPQKDGLVCTARKPWIAVGMRNVDYKRARHFEVDLSCFRNVLDVDKERMVARVEPLVNMGQISRVTVPMNLSLAVVAELDDLTVGGLINGYGIEGSSHLYGLFSDTVVAYEIVLADGRLVRATRDNEYSDLFYAIPWSQGTLGLLVAAEIKLIPIKEYMKLTYKPVVGNLKELAQAYMDSFAPGDGDQDSPDKVPDFVETMIYSPTEAVCMTGIYASKEEAKKKGNKINSVGWWFKPWFYQHAETALKKGEFVEYIPTREYYHRHTRCLYWEGKLILPFADQCWFRYLLGWLMPPKVSLLKATQGEAIRTYYHEMHVIQDMLVPLYKVGDALEWVHREMELYPLWLCPHRLYKLPVKTMVYPEPGFELHQRQGDTHYAQMYTDVGVYYAPGPVLRGEQFDGAEAVRKMEDWLIENHGFQPQYAVSELSEKNFWRMFDADLYEHCRRKYAAIGTFMSVYYKCKKGRKTEKEVQEAEQAILETPDAEAY; encoded by the exons ATGTCGGATCTCGAGGCCCCATTGCGCCCCAAGAGAAAGAAGGTTTGGGTGGACTACTTTGTCAAATTCCGATGGATAATTGTCATCTTCGTTGTTCTTCCCATCTCCTTCACTTTATACTTCCTCACATATCTTGGGGATGTGAGGTCAGAATGCAAATCCTTCAAGAAGCGTCAGCAGGAGCACGATGAAAATGTCAAGAAAGTTGTGAAACGCCTCAAGGAGAGGAACCCACAAAAAGACGGTCTTGTCTGCACAGCCCGGAAACCTTGGATTGCTGTTGGAATGCGTAACGTGGACTATAAGCGTGCTCGACACTTTGAGGTCGACCTTTCTTGTTTCAGAAACGTTCTTGACGTTGACAAGGAAAGAATGGTTGCAAGAGTGGAGCCTTTGGTTAACATGGGTCAGATTTCTCGGGTTACTGTCCCAATGAATCTTTCTCTCGCTGTTGTTGCTGAGCTTGATGATCTGACTGTTGGTGGTCTGATCAATGGATATGGAATAGAAGGAAGCTCCCATCTTTATGGCCTATTCTCGGACACTGTTGTGGCTTATGAAATTGTTTTGGCTGATGGGAGGTTGGTTAGAGCTACGAGGGACAATGAATACTCTGATCTTTTCTATGCTATTCCCTGGTCTCAGGGGACACTCGGCCTCCTTGTTGCTGCTGAAATTAAGCTTATACCTATCAAAGAGTACATGAAGCTAACATACAAGCCTGTAGTTGGTAATCTGAAGGAGCTTGCACAAGCTTATATGGATTCCTTTGCACCAGGCGATGGGGACCAAGACAGCCCTGACAAGGTTCCTGACTTCGTCGAGACCATGATTTACTCTCCTACAGAAGCTGTGTGCATGACGGGGATATATGCTTCCAAAGAAGAAGCGAAGAAGAAGGGCAATAAAATCAACAGTGttggttggtggttcaaaccATGGTTTTACCAGCATGCTGAGACGGCATTGAAGAAGGGAGAGTTTGTGGAGTATATCCCTACAAGAGAGTATTACCACAGGCACACAAGGTGCTTATACTGGGAGGGGAAACTCATCCTCCCATTCGCTGATCAGTGTTGGTTTAGATATCTGCTTGGTTGGTTGATGCCACCCAAGGTTTCTCTTCTGAAGGCTACTCAAGGAGAAGCTATTAGGACCTATTACCATGAAATGCATGTCATCCAAGATATGCTTGTTCCCCTATATAAGGTTGGAGACGCTTTGGAGTGGGTACATCGCGAGATGGAG TTGTATCCTCTCTGGCTCTGTCCACACAGACTGTACAAACTCCCTGTTAAAACTATGGTGTATCCAGAACCTGGATTTGAGTTACATCAGAGGCAAGGCGACACACATTATGCGCAGATGTATACTGATGTTGGAGTCTACTACGCTCCTGGACCTGTCCTAAGAGGTGAGCAATTCGATGGAGCTGAGGCAGTTCGTAAAATGGAAGACTGGCTGATTGAAAACCATGGATTCCAGCCACAATATGCTGTATCTGAGCTCAGCGAGAAGAATTTCTGGAGAATGTTTGATGCTGATCTTTACGAGCATTGCAGGAGGAAGTACGCAGCTATCGGTACATTCATGAGTGTCTATTACAAGTGTAAGAAAGGTAGGAAGACTGAGAAAGAGGTTCAAGAAGCCGAACAGGCAATACTCGAGACTCCAGATGCTGAGGCCTATTAA
- the LOC140963330 gene encoding 1-aminocyclopropane-1-carboxylate oxidase homolog 3-like: MATNPTEGEPNYDRYQELKAFDETETGVKGLADGGITKIPRIFIQPPSYSTNPTNQNLIFPLINLESIHEHPIKRKNVIDEVRAASETWGFFQVINHGICEGILQEMLEGVRRFYEQDDEVKKEWYTRDLSRRVIYNSNFDLFSAPSANWRDTAYCQMAPNAPKPEELPEVCRDIMFEYTNQILKLGKTLFQLFSEALGLKPNHLGVMECGEGLTLLCHYYPLCPQPELTVGTSQHADSDFLTVLLNDGVNGLQVLYQNQWFDVPFVHGALVVNIGDLLQLVSNDRFKSAEHRVLVNNVSPRISVACFFRSDLSMTDTKLYEPIEELLSEDDPPKYRPTTVTEYVNYFNNKGLDGTSALSHFRV, from the exons ATGGCCACCAATCCCACCGAAGGCGAACCAAACTACGACCGATATCAAGAACTCAAAGCTTTCGACGAAACGGAAACCGGCGTCAAAGGTTTAGCCGACGGAGGCATCACCAAAATTCCAAGAATCTTCATCCAACCTCCGAGTTATAGTACAAACCCGACGAATCAAAACCTCATTTTCCCGCTGATAAATCTTGAATCCATCCACGAACATCCCATCAAGCGCAAGAACGTGATCGACGAAGTCCGAGCCGCATCGGAGACGTGGGGTTTCTTCCAGGTGATCAACCATGGGATCTGCGAAGGTATTTTGCAGGAAATGCTCGAAGGGGTGCGCAGATTTTACGAGCAGGACGACGAAGTGAAGAAGGAGTGGTACACGAGGGATTTGAGCAGAAGGGTTATTTACAACAGTAATTTTGATCTGTTCAGTGCTCCTTCTGCTAATTGGAGGGATACTGCTTACTGTCAAATGGCTCCCAATGCTCCCAAACCTGAGGAATTGCCGGAGGTTTGCAG AGATATAATGTTTGAGTACACAAACCAAATCCTAAAGCTTGGGAAAACGTTGTTCCAATTATTTTCTGAGGCACTTGGCCTCAAACCCAATCATCTTGGAGTAATGGAGTGTGGTGAGGGGCTTACACTTTTGTGTCATTATTACCCTTTGTGCCCTCAACCGGAATTAACAGTTGGTACAAGTCAGCATGCAGATAGTGACTTCCTAACTGTGCTCTTGAATGATGGAGTAAATGGTTTGCAAGTTCTGTATCAGAATCAATGGTTTGATGTTCCCTTTGTGCATGGAGCTTTGGTGGTAAATATTGGGGACCTTCTTCAG CTTGTGTCGAATGACAGGTTCAAAAGTGCAGAACATAGAGTGCTAGTGAACAATGTGAGTCCAAGAATCTCCGTCGCATGTTTCTTTAGGAGTGATTTATCGATGACGGACACGAAACTCTACGAGCCGATCGAAGAACTCTTGTCCGAAGATGATCCACCCAAATACAGGCCAACTACTGTGACAGAATATGTGAACTACTTCAACAACAAGGGGTTGGATGGAACTTCCGCTCTATCACATTTCAGGGTTTGa